The sequence gagtgggtgtgtggataCGAGTGAATGAGTGGGAGGATacgagtgagtgtgtgtgtgtggatacgagtgagtgagtgggaggATATGAGTAAGTGTGTAGGAGGTGTGCTTGTTGTGCTTGTTAAGTGGTCCTCAAGTATGTGAGGTATATAGTTGACTGACCACATACTTGAGTTGTGCATACCTCCAGCCTAGCTTGCATAACACCGTTGCTATGTATAACACCGTTGCTATGCATGTCCcctcagtatgaatacaaggTGAAGGGGATCAGGAAGGCAAGAGTCTTCATTGAGATATCTACTGGTGGAGTTAGGGTCTCCAAGAGAAAGAGTAAGAGGGTAAGACCACactgcagtgagtgtgtgtgcctgtattAACCATCTCATGTACTTCAGAAGAGAAGGCAGTACAGTGAGGAACAACTGTTTGTCATGAGTCATCCAATATATCGCGTGTTCTATGTCTCGCATGATTCTCATGACCTCAAGATATTCAGCTACATAACTCGAGAAGTGCCCAACAACACGTTCAGATGCAACGTCTACAAGGCCTACAAGAAGGTGCCAGTTGTCTAATTATCAGCTAGTTATTAACTATCCGCCCTCACAGAAAATGGCCTTGCACATGGTCCGCTCTCTAGGCCAGGCATTTGATGTGTGCCATAAGCTCAATCCTAAGCCCAAGAAGAAGAAGGAAGATGAAACACCAGATGAGGATGTTGAAGGCGAGGACCCTCCTCCACCACCAGAGGGGGAGGTGGCCAAAACACCAGACACATGGAAGCAGTTCTCCACCGACTTAGACATTGCTATGGACAAACTGTCAGTGCAAGAGAAGCAAGAGGAAACTAATAGGGACCTTACGGCTGAGCTGGACTTTGACCCCTTTGCCTCCCCCCCACCACCAGGAATCCTAGGCAATGGATTGGACCCATTTCAACCCCCCCTGGTCCACCCTCCACTGGCTGTGGGAAATACTAGCAGTCTGCCTTACTTCCCTGAGGGGGTAGACCCAGCCACTGTGACCATCCCTCCAGCTCATCTTCACCTGCTCACTGGAACACCACAAGCCAATGGACAAGTGAGTGCTGTCATGCATTATGTAGAATGTCAACTATTCACTGTGTACTCTACAATAGACAATTCGTGAGAACCCGTTCACTACTGAGCTGCGCCCAGGGGGGGATTCCCCATTGTCCATTGGAGAGAGTTTGGATAAGACCAACCCTTTCAGATCTGGAGACAATGGTCAACTAGCAGTACTACAAGAGCAGCTCAAAGCAGAGACTGCAGCCAGACTAGAGT comes from Halichondria panicea chromosome 7, odHalPani1.1, whole genome shotgun sequence and encodes:
- the LOC135338141 gene encoding carboxyl-terminal PDZ ligand of neuronal nitric oxide synthase protein-like isoform X1, giving the protein MSEPSFDRGTATRISQSFQNFTRKLSSFRNKEYNKVEDLYDTRIPLHNEDVFEHGLRFKAKYIGSLEIARPTSKVDIITAMRRIRYEYKVKGIRKARVFIEISTGGVRVSKRKSKRKRRQYSEEQLFVMSHPIYRVFYVSHDSHDLKIFSYITREVPNNTFRCNVYKAYKKKMALHMVRSLGQAFDVCHKLNPKPKKKKEDETPDEDVEGEDPPPPPEGEVAKTPDTWKQFSTDLDIAMDKLSVQEKQEETNRDLTAELDFDPFASPPPPGILGNGLDPFQPPLVHPPLAVGNTSSLPYFPEGVDPATVTIPPAHLHLLTGTPQANGQTIRENPFTTELRPGGDSPLSIGESLDKTNPFRSGDNGQLAVLQEQLKAETAARLESQGRVEELLNQNKTLMTQLEKLMTQLTQIQLFQLQSTQPAPTPPTVQEAVTLPTVPEAVTGGETAIPVVESASTEQVITDLDMALAISPTTLPLIDPFQPTSS
- the LOC135338141 gene encoding carboxyl-terminal PDZ ligand of neuronal nitric oxide synthase protein-like isoform X2 — protein: MSEPSFDRGTATRISQSFQNFTRKLSSFRNKEYNKVEDLYDTRIPLHNEDVFEHGLRFKAKYIGSLEIARPTSKVDIITAMRRIRYEYKVKGIRKARVFIEISTGGVRVSKRKSKRRRQYSEEQLFVMSHPIYRVFYVSHDSHDLKIFSYITREVPNNTFRCNVYKAYKKKMALHMVRSLGQAFDVCHKLNPKPKKKKEDETPDEDVEGEDPPPPPEGEVAKTPDTWKQFSTDLDIAMDKLSVQEKQEETNRDLTAELDFDPFASPPPPGILGNGLDPFQPPLVHPPLAVGNTSSLPYFPEGVDPATVTIPPAHLHLLTGTPQANGQTIRENPFTTELRPGGDSPLSIGESLDKTNPFRSGDNGQLAVLQEQLKAETAARLESQGRVEELLNQNKTLMTQLEKLMTQLTQIQLFQLQSTQPAPTPPTVQEAVTLPTVPEAVTGGETAIPVVESASTEQVITDLDMALAISPTTLPLIDPFQPTSS